The Rothia sp. SD9660Na DNA segment GCCAGGTAACAGATAGGGTAACGGTATTGGCTTACCGCGAGCGGGCCTGTGCAACGACAGGGGAACCTGAGTACCTTTCGTCGGTACCCCTGGGGCAGAGCGCTGCCCTACTGGTATCTAAGGTACCTACGGCACGAGGAACCCTGCTACGCTCAAGCACCTGGGTGCTCACCGGCGGTAGCTGGAAGCTCCGCTACCGCCAGGACACCGCGATGAGAGACTAACCCACGAACATGGCAGCGTTCGCCATTTCAGTTTCTGAATAGTTCACGCCGGCCCGTGAGAGCGCCTCGTTAATCTGGGCAATCGACTCTTCCACCTGGTGCTGGGTAGCCCGCCAGTGGGCGAGCACGCCCTGGAAATTAGCGGACGCCGAGCCCGTCCACGACCCCTGAAGGTCCTGGAGCGAGGCGGTGAGGGCATTGACCTCGGAAACGATGGTCTCTACCTGGGCGCGGGCTTGGGCTGATTTGCTGGCAATGAGGTCTGCATCGACATTGAACTGGGCCATGAGGCTCTCCTTTGAACAGGGGTATGTAAGGGGTATCAGGTACCGATAGGGTGAGCTACCTGATGCCTTTGAGCCTACAGGGGATCTAGTTCTGGCCGGAAGCAAAAGAGTGCCTGTGGAAAACTCCGCCCCGGCAGTCGAGCTGCCAGGGCGGGGTTTTGCACACTTCTAGAAGAAAAATATGGTGCAGTAATGACGTCTCTATGACGGCTTCTAGCGGCTATCCACAGGGTCCCTGCACCAGGGACGCGGCAGGCTGCTGAAGACAGGAAGGCCCCGACTAAACTTCTAGAGCGCCAGGACAAGGCCTGGTCTAGGCTTGCTCACCTGCTGCAAGCGGAATAGGGTCGGTGTGGTCACTGTACTGGGGAATGCGGATAGTGAAGGTAGCACCGCCACCTTCTGTTTCTTCAACCCGTACCGTGCCGTCATGCTGGCCTACAATCGCAGCGACGATTGCTAGCCCCAGGCCGGTTCCACCCGTCTCGCGGGTGCGTGAAGTGTCAGCCCGGTAGAAACGCTCAAAGACGCGCTCTGCGTCTTCACCGTGAATACCCGGGCCGTGGTCACGGACCTGGAGCACGGACGTCCAGGTGCCATCAACGCCCGGTACCGACCCGACCGCAATTTCAATCGGGGAGCCCGCCGGGGTGTAGCGCAGCGCGTTGGTCATCAGGTTGGCGATAACCTGGCGCAATCTTTGCTCATCGCCCCAGACCAAGGATGTGAGGGCTTCGGCCCCCTCTAGCCCCACCACCTCGATGGCGCGGTCGGGGGCAGAGGCGAAGGCGTCATTAGCGGCGTCCGTAGCTAGCTTCAGCAGGTCTATCCGGGCGTTTTCGGCAACCCGGCGTTCGTCGAGACGAGCCAGGGTTAAGAGGTCTTCTACCAGCTGGCCCATGCGCTTAGATTCTGACTCAATGCGGTCCATAGCCATTGCAACGGCCTCATCGTTGGGCAGGCCGCCCATACGGTAGAGCTCAGAATAACCCCGAATCGACACCAGCGGGGTGCGAAGTTCGTGCGAAGCGTCGCCCACGAAACGCCGCATCTTCACCTCGGAGCGTTTTTGGGCGTCAAAGGCCTCTTCAATGTGCGAGAGCATGGTGTTCAAAGAGGTGGTGAGATGGCCAATTTCGTTGTAGGGGCTGTAGTTCTCAATACGCTGAGAGAGGTCGCCCGCGGCAATCTGGGCTGCGGTCTGTTCCACGCGGGCGAGGGGCTCAAAGGCACGGGTGACGATTACCCAGGTCAGCGCGATGGAGGCAAGAAGGGTAGCTACACCAAAGAGCATGGTGAGGCTCCCTACGATAGCTACCGTCTGGTTGATCTGGGTCAGGGGGGCGGCGATCACTAGGGTCTGGTTGGTGTCCTCAATCGGGAAGGCGATCAGCCGCCATTCGGTGTGGCCGCTGGCTGAACGCACCGTCAGTGCTGCCTTGTTGTAGCGCTTGACGTTATCAGCGGTCAGACCAGAGATGACGGGGGAGGATGACTCATCGGCCAGCGTTGCCACCGGTCGCACGATGTTCCCGTCGCTATCTAGCAAATATGCTTCGTAGGGAATGAAAGTTCCCTGGGTCTGTGACAGCTGTTGGTCAGCATAGACCGCAGTGACCAGGTAGCTGTAGCTGGCAGTAATCTCATCGTCGAGCTGGTCCATCATCTTGGCTCGAATCGCTGAAATAGCGACCAGAGACATCACAGAGATAGCCAGAGCCAGCAGCATAGATGTTAAAAGCACGAGCTGGGTTCGCAAGGACAGCGAACCCAGCCGGTGCACAGAGAGACGAGAGCGCAAACTCGTAACCCCTTAGTTTTTGTTGGCGGTACGAAGCAGGTAGCCGACGCCGCGCTTGGTATGAATCAGCGGGGGTAGGTTCTGGTCGTT contains these protein-coding regions:
- a CDS encoding WXG100 family type VII secretion target — its product is MAQFNVDADLIASKSAQARAQVETIVSEVNALTASLQDLQGSWTGSASANFQGVLAHWRATQHQVEESIAQINEALSRAGVNYSETEMANAAMFVG
- a CDS encoding HAMP domain-containing sensor histidine kinase, coding for MLLALAISVMSLVAISAIRAKMMDQLDDEITASYSYLVTAVYADQQLSQTQGTFIPYEAYLLDSDGNIVRPVATLADESSSPVISGLTADNVKRYNKAALTVRSASGHTEWRLIAFPIEDTNQTLVIAAPLTQINQTVAIVGSLTMLFGVATLLASIALTWVIVTRAFEPLARVEQTAAQIAAGDLSQRIENYSPYNEIGHLTTSLNTMLSHIEEAFDAQKRSEVKMRRFVGDASHELRTPLVSIRGYSELYRMGGLPNDEAVAMAMDRIESESKRMGQLVEDLLTLARLDERRVAENARIDLLKLATDAANDAFASAPDRAIEVVGLEGAEALTSLVWGDEQRLRQVIANLMTNALRYTPAGSPIEIAVGSVPGVDGTWTSVLQVRDHGPGIHGEDAERVFERFYRADTSRTRETGGTGLGLAIVAAIVGQHDGTVRVEETEGGGATFTIRIPQYSDHTDPIPLAAGEQA